A window of the Loxodonta africana isolate mLoxAfr1 chromosome 3, mLoxAfr1.hap2, whole genome shotgun sequence genome harbors these coding sequences:
- the LOC100667192 gene encoding serine/threonine-protein kinase MARK2-like, protein MLQSHLAFSAVEETHVGRYHLLRTIGKGASAKVKLAQHIITGQEVAIKIIDKSQHTSSDLHRLYREIEIMKNLHHPNIVKLFEVIENEHALYIVMEYASGRDLFYHLVNHGFMSEKEAQTKFQQIVSAVKYCHDKRIVHRDLKTENLLLDKRMNIKLADFGLGTEFITGSKLDTFCGTPPYSAPELLQGEKYDGPPVDVWSLGVILYFMVTGSLPFRGKTLTKLREQVLQGQYHVPFHMSSQCQHLLSKIFIRDPRKRATLEDILSHLWMKVSHEEKQKLYVQPLPDYDNHWHTEVTVNTGYMQEDIHDSLLNHNYNDANATYLILRHETYEIDSHTSTLEPQAEAHCTDSHTPSSSHEVPSTVCPKPKQRSYTEPTIPTFGYYIRDALNTLSEGGMGTSMVSTSPSFSLALAHLRQQSTTAWAQPNQDSDLYAKVRSSEVPHPITPPQCVSVPSSSAYTINESAGAPEKTSFTQGMSKLSSVNEEQVHELPDQPSLPQTVSLASSSEEQVHELPDQPSLPQTVSPASSSVSSQGWKRATGRFFKLMRRCLCFTYDKKDHKASDSKAAQMIKPQEAKPRSLKFTWRMKITSSLEPDEMLQEICQVLDANGCDWDLTHKYTLLCMNGTPGQQDFVQWRMEVCTLLRRTLNGSGYGGGSGGGRLDPAFRCSFFREKQRATQPAHTSGTCGEGHSRQKGPDDCWLHLGCPATRDTRPGKTATYQSLHQKLRVPVVPLQSPSTTAL, encoded by the exons ATGCTGCAGAGCCACTTAGCCTTCTCTGCTGTGGAGGAAACTCATGTGGGACGCTACCACCTCCTCAGAACCATCGGCAAGGGGGCATCTGCCAAGGTCAAGCTGGCCCAGCACATCATCACCGGCCAAGAGGTAGCCATTAAAATAATTGACAAGAGCCAGCACACGTCCTCCGACCTCCACAGACTATACAGAGAGATAGAAATTATGAAGAATCTCCATCATCCAAATATTGTAAAGCTGTTTGAAGTCATAGAGAATGAGCACGCCCTCTATATAGTGATGGAGTATGCAAGTGGAAGGGACCTCTTTTACCACCTAGTGAATCATGGCTTCATGAGCGaaaaagaggcccaaacgaaATTCCAACAAATAGTGTCAGCGGTGAAGTACTGCCACGACAAGCGTATTGTTCACAGGGATCTGAAAACAGAAAACCTACTATTGGACAAGCGAATGAACATCAAACTTGCAGACTTTGGTTTAGGAACTGAATTCATCACAGGGAGCAAGCTGGATACCTTCTGTGGCACTCCGCCTTATTCTGCCCCAGAACTCCTTCAGGGAGAAAAGTATGACGGACCCCCAGTGGATgtgtggagcctgggagtcatccTATACTTCATGGTAACTGGATCTCTGCCTTTTCGTGGGAAGACCTTGACGAAGCTGCGAGAGCAGGTGCTGCAGGGACAATATCACGTTCCCTTCCACATGTCTAGCCAGTGTCAACACCTGCTCAGTAAAATTTTCATTCGTGACCCAAGAAAGAGAGCCACATTAGAGGACATCCTATCACATCTATGGATGAAGGTTagccatgaagaaaaacaaaagctctATGTGCAGCCACTCCCAGACTACGATAACCACTGGCACACTGAGGTGACGGTGAACACGGGTTACATGCAGGAAGACATTCATGACTCACTGTTGAACCACAATTACAATGATGCGAACGCCACCTATCTGATCCTGCGTCACGAAACATACGAGATTGACAGCCACACCAGCACCCTGGAACCCCAGGCTGAAGCCCATTGCACCGATAGCCACACTCCTTCCTCATCCCATGAAGTGCCTTCTACCGTCTGTCCTAAACCCAAACAGCGTAGTTACACCGAACCCACCATTCCCACCTTTGGTTACTACATCCGcgatgctttgaacactctatCTGAGGGAGGGATGGGGACCTCCATGGTGTCTACTTCTCCATCAttctccctggccctggcccaCCTGCGGCAGCAATCTACCACAGCCTGGGCACAGCCCAACCAGGACTCTGACCTGTATGCCAAGGTGAGAAGCAGTGAGGTGCCACACCCCATCACACCACCCCAGTGTGTTTCTGTGCCTTCCTCCTCAGCCTACACCATCAACGAGAGTGCCGGGGCCCCGGAGAAAACCAGTTTTACCCAGGGAATGTCAAAACTAAGCTCCGTAAATGAGGAGCAGGTGCATGAGTTACCTGACCAGCCGAGTTTGCCCCAGACTGTGAGTCTAGCCTCTTCCTCTGAGGAGCAGGTGCATGAGTTACCTGACCAGCCGAGTTTGCCCCAGACTGTGAGTCCAGCCTCTTCCTCTGTCAGCAGCCAGGGCTGGAAGCGGGCCACTGGGAGGTTCTTTAAGCTCATGAGAAGATGCCTTTGTTTTACATatgacaaaaaggaccacaaagCATCAGACAGCAAAGCTGCACAAATGATCAAACCTCAAGAGGCCAAACCACGCTCTCTCAAATTTACCTGGAGGATGAAGATCACCAGTTCCTTGGAGCCCGACGAGATGCTGCAGGAGATCTGTCAAGTGTTGGATGCCAATGGCTGTGACTGGGATCTCACCCACAAATACACACTGCTGTGTATGAATGGCACACCAGGACAACAGGACTTCGTTCAGTGGAGGATGGAGGTGTGCACTCTGCTTCGGAGGACTCTCAATGGg AGCGGCTACGGCGGTGGCAGCGGCGGTGGCCGGCTGGACCCAGCATTCAGATGCAGTTTCTTCAGAGAGAAGCAGCgggccacacagcctgctcacacctccggaacctgcggagaagggcactctcggcaaaag GGTCCTGATGACTGctggctccacttgggttgcccagccacGCGGGACACTCGTCCAGGGAAAACTGctacctaccagtccttacaccAAAAACTTcgggtgcccgtggtccctctgcagagcccatccaccaccgcgctctag